In Aegilops tauschii subsp. strangulata cultivar AL8/78 chromosome 3, Aet v6.0, whole genome shotgun sequence, one genomic interval encodes:
- the LOC109749776 gene encoding zinc finger BED domain-containing protein RICESLEEPER 2, with product MLSILESEHDEGLKDKDDAFMSVDAEVDAETDAEAGDESFLRSIIEDEDAEAKVGEGANPEAAQDDKPKGRKQMASRSQIWEHFTKVFDDKGLVKEGKCKYCGRPIQATTSINGTTAMRRHFGTCKRSPNKKMDPNQTTLQATPGDGINTWRYDAKKVRKAFAVMVMEDELPFAFGEKSGFRKFISVACPRFSPPSRRTCTRDTVKIYLDEKCKLKKFFKENCGSVCVTTDCWTSQQQDGYMVVTAHFIDEEWKYHKKIIKFIMVKGHKGKDLGKNLQRCLMEWGLERVMTVTVDNASNNDGSIVHLRKCMVEAKTSIAAGKFLHMRCAAHIVNLIVQDGLKEVELSIKRVRAAVRSIKNGTSRLVKFKELALEEKVKSKAFLNLDVCTRWNSTYIMLKAAITYAKVFTRYYEDDPLYALDLSEEKGGFGYPDEMDWENARKMAAFLAHFYDLTVRVSSSLHVTSNNFLFEVGNIHILVQNWMSSTDPLQKAMAERMKEKFDKYWGSWHENEKVKDKGPIVNERGKGKKKEKEEKEKENLNLLIFIAAALDPRYKLSDFTRLATLEIFGVESGEKVWYAVNKCVRELFEEYRVRLTTPEPTTPAIIQVTIEGGGASMMKELIASRLRQNNSGGSASSISELEKYLAEDSEDPDKKLTS from the coding sequence gaagatgccgaagCAAAAGTTGGTGAAGGTGCCAATCCAGAAGCTGCTCAAGATGACAAGCCAAAAGGACGGAAGCAAATGGCGTCAAGATCACAAATCTGGGAGCATTTTACCAAAGTTTTTGATGACAAGGGGTTAGTAAAGGAAGGAAAATGCAAGTATTGTGGCCGACCAATTCAAGCTACTACATCaatcaatggaacaacagcaatGCGCAGGCACTTTGGTACATGCAAGCGCAGTCCGAATAAGAAAATGGATCCAAATCAGACCACTTTGCAAGCAACTCCAGGAGATGGCATTAATACTTGGAGATATGATGCAAAAAAAGTTAGGAAGGCATTTGCTGTGATGGTCATGGAGGATGAACTGCCTTTTGCATTTGGTGAGAAATCTGGATTCAGAAAGTTCATTTCAGTCGCTTGCCCCCGCTTTAGTCCACCATCAAGAAGAACTTGTACTAGGGACACTGTCAAAATCTATCTAGATGAGAAATGCAAGTTGAAAAAGTTTTTCAAAGAGAATTGTGGAAGTGTGTGTGTAACCACTGATTGTTGGACTTCTCAGCAGCAAGATGGCTATATGGTAGTGACTGCACACTTCATTGATGAAGAGTGGAAGTATCATAAGAAGATTATTAAGTTCATTATGGTGAAGGGCCACAAAGGGAAGGACCTTGGGAAGAACTTGCAGAGATGTTTGATGGAATGGGGGCTAGAGAGAGTTATGACAGTCACCGTGGATAATGCAAGCAATAATGATGGCTCCATTGTTCACTTGAGAAAGTGCATGGTTGAGGCCAAAACTAGCATAGCTGCTGGAAAGTTTTTGCATATGAGATGTGCGGCACATATTGTCAACCTTATTGTACAAGATGGCCTAAAAGAAGTTGAACTTTCAATCAAACGTGTCCGAGCTGCTGTGCGATCTATCAAGAATGGGACTTCTCGGTTGGTAAAATTCAAAGAGCTAGCATTGGAAGAAAAAGTTAAGAGCAAAGCATTCTTGAACCTAGATGTATGCACTCGGTGGAACTCAACTTACATAATGTTGAAGGCTGCCATCACCTACGCGAAGGTGTTTACAAGGTACTATGAGGATGACCCATTGTATGCGTTGGACTTGTCTGAAGAAAAAGGAGGATTTGGGTATCCAGATGAAATGGATTGGGAAAATGCTAGGAAAATGGCTGCCTTTCTTGCTCATTTTTATGATCTTACTGTTCGTGTGTCATCCTCACTTCATGTCACTTCCAACAACTTTCTTTTCGAGGTTGGCAATATACACATATTGGTTCAAAATTGGATGAGCAGTACAGATCCTTTGCAAAAAGCTATGGCAGAGAGGATGAAAGAAAAGTTTGACAAATACTGGGGGTCTTGGCATGAGAATGAAAAGGTGAAGGATAAGGGTCCTATTGTAAATGAAAGAgggaaagggaagaagaaggagaaggaggagaaggagaaggaaaatcTCAACTTGCTCATTTTTATTGCTGCAGCTCTTGATCCAAGGTATAAGCTTTCTGATTTCACTAGGCTCGCTACTTTGGAAATATTTGGTGTTGAGTCTGGAGAGAAGGTGTGGTATGCTGTCAACAAATGTGTTCGCGAGTTGTTTGAAGAATACCGAGTAAGATTGACTACACCAGAACCAACAACACCAGCCATTATCCAAGTAACAATAGAAGGAGGAGGAGCAAGTATGATGAAGGAACTAATTGCAAGTAGGTTGAGGCAAAATAATAGTGGAGGAAGTGCAAGTAGTATATCTGAGCTtgaaaaataccttgctgaagaCTCTGAAGACCCTGACAAAAAATTGACATCCTAG